In Devosia sp. XK-2, one DNA window encodes the following:
- a CDS encoding efflux RND transporter periplasmic adaptor subunit, which produces MKRFFRFLLVLLVLGGAAAGGWWYFLGPTQASTAPDTVSVARGDIETTVLASGVLEASALVSVGAEVSGSIKAVHVALGDTVAKGELIAEIDSLNQENAVKSAEAALAGIRAQRRNQEATLIKAEAALARQQQLSANSLVSQTDLETAQAAVEQASAQIDQLDAQIAQAELTVESAELDLARTQIVAPADGTVVALLVEEGQTVNANSTTPTIAKIANLDTMVIKAEISEADVVKVTPGQKVYFTILGEPDRRIEATLREIEPAPTSIADDTNSSGNAVYYNGLFDVPNPDHRLRISMTASVTIILAEARNVLTLPASLVTRKAPDGSTMVPVYDPATEEIRPTRIEVGLNNNISAEIISGLEEGDQVVNGTGARLTTTRSDGPGGFGGPMLMRRGG; this is translated from the coding sequence ATGAAGCGATTTTTCCGATTTCTGCTTGTCCTTCTTGTTTTGGGTGGCGCTGCGGCGGGGGGCTGGTGGTATTTTCTGGGTCCGACACAGGCCAGCACCGCGCCTGACACCGTGTCCGTGGCGCGCGGCGATATCGAAACCACGGTTCTGGCATCAGGCGTATTGGAAGCGAGCGCGCTGGTCAGCGTGGGCGCCGAGGTTTCGGGCAGCATCAAGGCGGTTCATGTCGCCCTGGGCGATACTGTGGCGAAAGGCGAGTTGATCGCCGAGATCGACAGCCTCAATCAGGAAAATGCGGTCAAATCCGCGGAAGCGGCGCTGGCCGGCATCCGGGCGCAACGGCGCAATCAGGAAGCCACGCTGATCAAGGCCGAAGCGGCGCTGGCCCGGCAGCAGCAATTGAGCGCCAATAGCCTGGTCTCGCAGACCGACCTGGAAACCGCACAGGCCGCCGTGGAGCAGGCCAGCGCCCAGATCGACCAGCTTGACGCCCAGATCGCCCAGGCCGAACTGACGGTGGAATCGGCGGAGCTGGACCTGGCGCGCACCCAGATCGTGGCGCCGGCCGATGGGACGGTGGTGGCCCTGCTGGTGGAGGAGGGGCAAACGGTCAATGCCAATTCGACGACGCCGACCATCGCCAAAATCGCCAATCTCGACACCATGGTCATCAAGGCCGAAATTTCGGAAGCCGACGTGGTCAAGGTGACACCGGGCCAGAAAGTCTATTTCACCATATTGGGCGAGCCGGACCGACGCATCGAGGCCACATTGCGCGAGATCGAACCGGCACCAACATCGATTGCCGACGACACGAACAGTTCGGGCAATGCCGTCTACTACAATGGGCTGTTCGATGTGCCCAATCCCGATCATCGCCTGCGCATTTCGATGACAGCGTCGGTTACCATCATTCTGGCGGAAGCCCGCAATGTGCTGACGCTGCCCGCCAGCCTTGTGACCCGCAAGGCGCCGGATGGCAGCACAATGGTGCCGGTTTATGATCCGGCCACAGAAGAAATCCGCCCGACGCGGATCGAGGTCGGGCTCAACAACAATATCAGCGCTGAAATCATCTCCGGGCTCGAGGAAGGCGATCAGGTGGTCAATGGCACCGGCGCCCGGCTGACCACCACCCGCAGCGACGGTCCGGGTGGCTTTGGCGGGCCGATGCTGATGCGGCGCGGGGGCTAG
- a CDS encoding MacB family efflux pump subunit, with protein sequence MNRHVSDQNRLGAKPVAAEAPIISIEGLVRRFQAGPESVAVLRGVDLEIYRGEMVAIIGQSGSGKSTLMNILGCLDRASEGRYRFAGKDVSSLDADELAALRREHFGFIFQRYQLLPDLDAVENVEVPAVYAGVDAAARRERAIALLTRLGLGERLDHRPNALSGGQQQRVSVARALMNGGEVILADEPTGALDSHSGRELMALLKELHADGHTIIIVTHDPQIAAQAERVIEIADGEIIADRHNVEPRRVARTEPGIKTAASWRRGLDSMGEALRMALRAMGAHKLRTFLTMLGIIIGIASVVAVVALGQGSQQAVLENISSIGTNTINVYPGSGYGDMRSGRVRTLRATDAEALAKQAYADSVTPQVSANATALYRNSASNASVTGVGADYFQVNGRSFTAGSGFDADSIANMAQEAVIDQNAVNAIFANGEDPLGEVIMLGRVPVRVIGVVETSTGFGPGGNNANVYVPYTSAMSRILGQDYLNAIAVRVADDYDTGQAEAEITELLTRLHGDTQDFFLQNTDTIRETIQSTSATLSILISTIAVISLVVGGIGVMNIMLVSVSERTKEIGIRMAVGARRSDIMRQFLTEAVLVCFAGGAAGVALSFALGQGLTTIVSGARLAYSTESIVLAILSASIIGVVFGFMPARSAARLDPVEALARE encoded by the coding sequence ATGAACCGTCACGTCAGCGATCAGAACCGGCTTGGTGCAAAGCCAGTCGCGGCCGAGGCGCCGATTATTTCGATCGAAGGATTGGTGCGCCGCTTTCAGGCGGGCCCGGAATCGGTGGCTGTGCTCAGGGGCGTCGATCTCGAGATATATCGCGGCGAGATGGTCGCGATTATCGGGCAGTCCGGTTCAGGCAAGTCGACGCTGATGAATATTCTGGGGTGCCTGGATCGCGCCAGCGAGGGCCGCTATCGCTTTGCGGGCAAGGACGTCAGCTCCCTCGATGCCGACGAATTGGCAGCGCTGCGGCGCGAACATTTCGGCTTCATTTTCCAGCGCTATCAATTGCTGCCCGATCTCGACGCGGTGGAAAATGTTGAAGTGCCGGCGGTCTATGCCGGTGTCGATGCTGCGGCGCGGCGCGAGCGCGCCATTGCGCTTCTGACCCGTCTGGGCCTGGGCGAACGGCTGGATCACCGGCCCAACGCGCTTTCGGGCGGACAGCAGCAACGTGTCAGCGTGGCGCGGGCGCTGATGAATGGCGGCGAGGTTATTCTGGCCGACGAACCGACAGGTGCGCTGGATTCCCATTCGGGCAGGGAATTGATGGCCCTGCTCAAGGAATTGCACGCCGATGGTCATACGATCATCATCGTGACCCATGATCCGCAGATCGCGGCGCAGGCCGAACGCGTGATCGAAATTGCCGATGGCGAGATCATCGCCGACCGGCACAATGTCGAGCCCCGGCGGGTGGCCAGGACAGAGCCGGGCATAAAAACTGCCGCAAGCTGGCGGCGCGGGCTGGACAGCATGGGCGAAGCGCTGCGCATGGCGTTGCGGGCCATGGGCGCGCATAAGCTGCGGACGTTCCTAACCATGCTCGGCATCATTATCGGCATCGCTTCGGTGGTGGCGGTCGTGGCGCTGGGGCAGGGCAGCCAGCAGGCTGTGCTGGAAAACATTTCCTCGATCGGCACCAATACGATCAATGTCTATCCCGGCTCCGGCTATGGCGACATGCGCTCGGGGCGGGTGCGCACGCTGCGGGCTACGGATGCCGAGGCGCTGGCCAAACAGGCCTATGCCGATAGTGTCACTCCGCAGGTCTCCGCCAATGCCACCGCCCTTTATCGCAACTCGGCCAGCAATGCCTCTGTGACTGGGGTCGGCGCGGATTATTTCCAGGTCAATGGCCGCAGCTTTACCGCCGGCTCGGGCTTTGACGCCGACAGTATCGCCAATATGGCGCAGGAAGCGGTTATCGACCAGAATGCGGTGAACGCCATATTCGCTAATGGTGAGGATCCGCTGGGCGAGGTGATCATGCTGGGCAGGGTGCCGGTGCGGGTGATCGGGGTCGTCGAGACCAGCACGGGCTTTGGGCCGGGCGGCAATAATGCCAATGTCTATGTGCCCTATACTTCGGCAATGAGCCGCATTCTGGGCCAGGATTATCTCAATGCCATCGCCGTGCGCGTGGCCGATGACTATGACACCGGCCAGGCCGAGGCGGAGATCACCGAATTGCTGACGCGGCTGCATGGCGATACGCAGGACTTTTTCCTGCAAAATACCGATACTATCCGTGAGACCATCCAGTCCACATCGGCGACGCTGTCCATTCTCATTTCCACCATTGCCGTCATTTCCCTGGTGGTGGGCGGCATCGGGGTGATGAATATCATGCTGGTCTCAGTATCCGAGCGAACCAAGGAAATCGGTATCCGCATGGCGGTGGGGGCGCGGCGCAGCGACATCATGCGCCAGTTCCTCACCGAGGCGGTGCTGGTTTGCTTTGCCGGCGGCGCGGCTGGCGTGGCGCTGAGCTTTGCGCTGGGGCAGGGGCTGACGACCATCGTTTCGGGGGCGCGGCTGGCCTATTCGACCGAATCGATCGTGCTGGCGATCCTGTCGGCCAGTATTATCGGGGTGGTCTTCGGTTTCATGCCGGCCCGCTCGGCGGCGCGGCTCGACCCGGTCGAGGCGCTGGCCAGGGAATAG
- a CDS encoding translocation/assembly module TamB domain-containing protein — protein sequence MAGLSEKNRRRFFIAALLLAPAAVPVALVAQDMNNEEQKDWLTGFVEGQLSTPERQIRLSNIDGILGSDVSIREITISDAEGVWLRVNNASLNWNQAALFGGRLEVNSLRAESIDYIRNAIPVEGAVDLPPPEAGSLEIPEFPVAIQIGELAVPSVTFGEGVFGLGSEISLNGSMTLEGGNLDAVLDIARLDGPGGTLDLDVVYRREGNTIDLGLSLMEPPNGVLANLLNIQDRPAMTLSLQGEGPVADLTTQMQLLANDQLALAGTAVIAQREDGFAINANLGGPLSTLIAEPYRAFFGAETRLTTEALVRSAGGLDISNLTLSGGQLGLTARARTTADNFLSLLDLTATIADPEGGKVTLPVPGSSTLVQGGQIRVAFGTDASEEWQARFDLEGFETDGFAAQTFGLGVGGVARNLEDTSRRMVTFNGDGALSGISADPGVEAALGNSVGLGLAGLWNAGEPIELAELRVAGQALTAAMAGKIDGTDFDGQVRIAAGSIAPFSALAGRSLSGALELTADGQIFPVSGGFDLVFDGTGTDLRVDDPTADKLLAGRVDLSGRLARTEAGIDADNFTIANDQVQFRADGSYASEVSDFNVALDLADLGLVSEEASGALAVRGSARSAEADAPLVLVLDGEVPSGSLGRYGLRDAKLSVAATVLEDVVNGDVTGVAMLDGHRASLETHFKTDGDSQILSGIAFDIAGTQVSGGLTRMVETGLLDGRLDVAATDISLAAALLLADASGAINAAIELTPQNGEQGAGVSANVANLRINDIAVGRADISAGISDLFGVPAINGTATASAITAGGVEVERLSARASQSGETTSFDAQAGLATGTDIDLTGSLSPVNGGYRLALDRANLEQGALAARLANPAVLMVAGDSVALDALRFNVGSGSITATGTAGQSLEMVVDIAELPLSIANAVVADLGLSGTLNGRATVSGAASDPQVVFQASANAVGASAIAPFGIAPLSLAVSGSYANNVATLDSLSASGNSGLSVRGAGRVPLAGNGVSLSLDGSAPLALANRFMSDRGARLAGTANFNARVGGSLTSPQFSGNVATTGAEYVDPELNLRLTGIAARVALSGTSANVESLSANLATGGSVSGSGSIGLIGGMPANLSLQINSARYADGDLFVATLSGGLTLTGNLTGAPLLAGNVFVEQANITVPESLGGGAQLIDVEHRRAPDAVQRTLDRAKINDRTGVATAGGGPQLQLDVNVNAPNQIFVRGRGLDAEVGGSVRLTGPVTNVRPVGAFNLIRGRLSILGQRVVFETGTVTLVGDLNPQLNFVARAEGDGITVFVTLSGRASAPDITFSSNPVLPQDEVLSRLIFKRSMGELSPIQLAQLAAAAAELVGGGGGGGLVESLRGAAGLADLDVVTDDDGNVGVQAGTYIQDNVYLGVTAGANGQSKVSINLDVTEDLTIKGSAGQDGNSSVGVFFEKDY from the coding sequence ATGGCGGGTTTGTCTGAAAAGAACCGCCGCCGCTTCTTCATTGCCGCGCTGCTGCTGGCGCCGGCTGCCGTGCCGGTGGCCCTCGTGGCCCAGGACATGAACAATGAGGAGCAGAAGGACTGGCTGACCGGATTTGTCGAAGGCCAGCTCTCCACGCCCGAGCGGCAGATACGGCTCTCCAATATCGATGGTATTCTGGGTTCGGACGTATCGATCCGCGAGATTACTATTTCCGATGCCGAAGGGGTTTGGCTTCGGGTCAATAATGCCAGTCTCAACTGGAACCAGGCGGCTTTGTTCGGCGGGCGGCTCGAAGTCAACTCGCTGCGCGCGGAATCCATTGACTATATCCGCAACGCCATCCCGGTAGAGGGTGCGGTCGACCTGCCGCCGCCGGAAGCCGGATCACTGGAAATCCCGGAATTTCCCGTGGCCATCCAGATCGGCGAACTGGCCGTGCCGAGTGTTACCTTTGGCGAGGGTGTGTTCGGCCTGGGCTCGGAAATTTCTCTCAACGGATCGATGACGCTGGAAGGCGGTAATCTCGATGCCGTGCTCGATATCGCGCGGCTCGATGGTCCAGGCGGCACGCTGGACCTTGATGTCGTCTATCGGCGCGAGGGCAATACAATCGATCTGGGGCTGTCGCTGATGGAGCCGCCCAATGGCGTCCTGGCGAACCTGCTCAATATCCAGGACCGGCCGGCCATGACGCTGAGCCTTCAGGGCGAGGGGCCGGTGGCCGATCTCACCACGCAAATGCAATTGCTGGCCAATGACCAATTGGCATTGGCAGGCACTGCGGTCATCGCCCAGCGGGAGGACGGTTTTGCGATCAATGCCAATCTGGGTGGTCCGCTTTCCACCCTGATTGCCGAACCCTATCGGGCGTTTTTTGGTGCCGAGACGCGGCTGACGACGGAAGCGCTGGTGCGCAGCGCCGGTGGGCTGGATATTTCCAACCTGACGCTGAGTGGCGGGCAATTGGGCTTGACGGCCCGGGCCCGGACCACGGCGGACAATTTCCTCAGCTTGCTCGATCTCACCGCTACTATTGCCGATCCCGAGGGCGGCAAGGTTACGCTGCCGGTGCCGGGCAGCTCGACCCTTGTCCAGGGCGGACAAATCCGTGTGGCCTTCGGTACCGATGCCAGCGAAGAGTGGCAGGCGCGGTTCGATCTTGAGGGGTTCGAAACCGATGGTTTTGCCGCGCAGACATTCGGCCTCGGTGTTGGCGGGGTGGCGCGCAATCTCGAAGACACCAGCCGGCGCATGGTGACCTTCAACGGCGATGGCGCATTGTCGGGGATTTCGGCCGATCCGGGCGTGGAAGCGGCGCTGGGAAATTCGGTCGGGCTCGGGCTTGCCGGGCTCTGGAATGCGGGCGAGCCGATCGAATTGGCCGAACTGCGTGTGGCCGGGCAGGCGCTGACGGCCGCTATGGCCGGGAAGATCGACGGGACCGATTTCGACGGGCAGGTCCGGATCGCGGCCGGGAGCATTGCACCCTTTTCGGCGCTGGCCGGACGCTCGCTTTCGGGCGCGCTGGAGCTGACAGCTGACGGGCAGATATTCCCAGTTTCGGGTGGGTTCGACCTGGTTTTCGACGGTACGGGTACCGATTTGCGGGTCGATGACCCCACTGCTGACAAACTGCTGGCAGGGCGGGTCGACCTGTCCGGGCGGTTGGCGCGTACTGAGGCGGGCATAGACGCCGACAATTTCACCATTGCCAATGATCAGGTGCAGTTCCGGGCCGATGGCAGCTATGCCAGCGAGGTGTCCGATTTCAACGTCGCCCTGGATCTGGCCGATCTCGGCCTTGTCTCAGAGGAGGCCAGCGGTGCGTTGGCGGTGCGTGGCTCGGCGCGGTCCGCCGAGGCGGATGCACCTCTGGTGCTGGTGCTCGATGGCGAGGTGCCGAGCGGATCATTGGGTCGCTATGGGCTGCGCGATGCCAAACTGAGCGTGGCTGCGACAGTGCTCGAGGATGTGGTCAATGGCGATGTAACGGGCGTGGCTATGCTCGATGGTCATCGCGCCAGCCTGGAAACGCACTTTAAGACCGATGGAGACAGCCAGATTCTCTCCGGCATCGCGTTCGATATCGCCGGGACCCAGGTGTCGGGCGGCCTGACCCGGATGGTCGAAACGGGTCTCCTTGACGGACGGCTGGACGTTGCTGCGACGGATATCTCGCTGGCGGCGGCGCTGCTGCTGGCCGATGCGTCCGGCGCGATCAATGCTGCAATTGAGCTGACGCCGCAGAATGGCGAACAGGGCGCCGGCGTTAGCGCCAATGTCGCCAATCTGCGGATCAACGATATTGCCGTGGGCCGCGCCGATATTTCGGCGGGCATTTCGGACCTGTTCGGCGTTCCCGCGATCAATGGCACGGCCACGGCCAGCGCCATAACGGCCGGCGGAGTGGAGGTGGAAAGGCTTTCGGCCCGCGCGAGCCAGTCCGGCGAAACGACCAGCTTCGATGCGCAGGCGGGGCTGGCGACCGGCACCGATATCGATCTTACAGGGTCCTTAAGCCCGGTGAATGGAGGCTATCGGCTGGCGCTCGACCGCGCCAATCTGGAGCAGGGCGCGCTTGCGGCGCGGCTCGCCAATCCGGCTGTGTTGATGGTCGCGGGCGACAGTGTTGCGCTCGATGCCCTGCGCTTCAATGTCGGCTCTGGCAGCATCACAGCGACGGGAACGGCAGGCCAGTCACTGGAGATGGTGGTCGACATTGCCGAATTGCCGCTGTCCATCGCCAATGCGGTGGTGGCGGATCTCGGATTGTCCGGGACGCTCAACGGGCGGGCCACGGTTTCAGGCGCCGCTTCGGACCCGCAGGTTGTTTTCCAGGCCAGTGCCAACGCGGTTGGGGCGAGTGCCATCGCACCCTTTGGGATTGCGCCGCTGAGCCTTGCTGTCTCTGGCAGCTATGCGAACAATGTCGCAACGCTCGATAGTCTGAGCGCCAGCGGCAATAGCGGATTGTCGGTGCGGGGGGCGGGCCGCGTGCCACTGGCGGGGAATGGCGTGTCGCTCTCGCTTGACGGTTCGGCGCCATTGGCCCTGGCCAATAGATTTATGTCCGACCGGGGCGCGCGGCTGGCCGGCACGGCCAATTTCAATGCGCGGGTCGGTGGCAGCCTGACCAGCCCCCAATTTTCCGGCAATGTGGCGACGACCGGTGCCGAATATGTCGATCCCGAGCTTAATCTGCGCCTGACCGGCATTGCCGCCCGCGTGGCGCTTTCTGGCACCAGCGCCAATGTGGAAAGCCTCTCGGCCAATCTGGCGACAGGCGGCAGCGTGTCGGGATCGGGCAGCATAGGCCTGATCGGGGGCATGCCGGCTAATCTGTCCCTGCAGATCAATTCGGCACGCTATGCCGATGGCGATCTCTTTGTCGCTACGCTGTCGGGCGGGCTTACCCTGACCGGCAATCTCACCGGCGCGCCGCTATTGGCGGGCAATGTCTTTGTCGAGCAAGCCAATATCACCGTCCCCGAAAGCCTGGGCGGCGGGGCGCAGTTGATTGATGTCGAACACCGGCGCGCGCCTGACGCTGTGCAGCGGACGCTGGATCGGGCAAAAATCAATGATCGGACAGGTGTTGCCACGGCTGGTGGCGGGCCGCAATTGCAGCTCGATGTCAATGTCAACGCGCCAAACCAAATCTTTGTTCGCGGACGCGGCCTCGACGCCGAGGTGGGCGGTTCGGTGCGCCTGACGGGTCCCGTGACCAATGTGCGGCCGGTGGGGGCGTTCAATCTCATCCGCGGCCGTCTGTCGATCCTGGGCCAGCGTGTCGTCTTTGAAACCGGTACGGTGACATTGGTGGGTGACCTTAACCCGCAGCTCAATTTCGTGGCCCGGGCCGAGGGCGATGGGATCACGGTCTTCGTGACGCTGTCGGGCCGGGCTTCGGCGCCCGACATTACCTTCAGTTCCAACCCCGTCCTGCCGCAGGATGAGGTTCTGAGCCGGTTGATCTTCAAGCGTTCGATGGGAGAGCTGTCGCCGATCCAGCTTGCGCAACTGGCTGCCGCGGCGGCCGAACTGGTCGGGGGCGGTGGTGGTGGCGGTCTGGTGGAGAGCCTGCGCGGGGCCGCCGGTCTGGCCGATCTCGACGTGGTCACCGACGATGATGGCAATGTCGGCGTTCAGGCCGGAACCTATATCCAGGACAATGTCTATCTCGGGGTGACGGCAGGCGCCAATGGCCAGTCCAAGGTCAGTATCAATCTCGACGTGACCGAGGACCTCACCATCAAGGGATCAGCCGGGCAGGACGGCAATTCCAGCGTCGGGGTGTTCTTCGAGAAGGATTATTGA
- a CDS encoding autotransporter assembly complex family protein, with translation MKFFEDQSEIDAEAVIVDPQPYIVTFTSSEGGNVEAALRNASALLADEAEPASGAAGLIAKARGDYRRLLAALYGEGYYGGAVSIRIGGKEAASLAPDTNLPDPVDVTIAVTAGPLFRFGDVSIVNQAPPTADPYDQVDLPVLRGFGAGEIARSAVILRAEQLALRAWRQQGYAKARIVSRDVVADHATNTVAATITVDPGRLAAFGPVRVTGTARMNPDFVAQQTGLAVGQEYDPDDIERAQKRLDRLEVFRAARLEAAESIGSDGLLPYELIVEELPGRRFGAGATFSTVDGLGLEGYHLWRNLFGQAERLRLDARVASIAWPIDTAQFDYFIGGTFTKPGFYHPDVDLVASISAERTIYPKYTETSAGGRIGLSWFFSDELTFEGGASFEVARFDDTFGTRDFQTAGLYAGVVYDGRDSSVDPTEGWYASANVEPFFDLLGGNPGGRLVVEGRTYFGFGENDPFVLAGRLKAGAVVGPALVDIPPDKLFFAGGGGSVRGYAFKSIGVDDGMGNVTGGRYLLEASLEARAKVTEDIGVVGFLDGGYVAADTFPGLEDLRLGAGLGIRYYTGLGPLRLDVAVPLNRKAGDPDYAIYAGIGQAF, from the coding sequence ATGAAATTCTTCGAGGACCAGTCCGAGATCGATGCCGAAGCGGTGATCGTCGATCCGCAGCCCTATATTGTCACCTTCACCTCCAGCGAGGGCGGCAATGTCGAGGCGGCATTGCGCAATGCGTCAGCCCTGTTAGCTGACGAGGCCGAGCCGGCCTCGGGCGCTGCAGGACTGATCGCCAAGGCGCGAGGGGACTATCGGCGGCTGCTGGCGGCGCTATATGGCGAGGGCTATTATGGCGGGGCGGTAAGCATCCGTATCGGTGGAAAAGAGGCGGCAAGCCTGGCGCCCGATACAAACCTGCCCGATCCGGTGGACGTTACAATAGCGGTGACGGCGGGCCCGCTGTTCCGCTTCGGCGATGTCTCGATCGTCAACCAGGCGCCGCCGACCGCCGATCCCTATGATCAGGTCGATCTGCCGGTGCTGCGCGGGTTCGGCGCGGGGGAAATCGCACGGTCGGCCGTGATCTTAAGGGCCGAGCAATTGGCGCTGAGGGCCTGGCGGCAGCAGGGCTATGCCAAGGCCAGGATCGTCTCGCGCGACGTTGTGGCCGATCATGCGACCAATACGGTTGCTGCAACCATCACGGTCGATCCGGGGCGCCTGGCGGCATTCGGGCCGGTGCGGGTGACCGGGACGGCCCGGATGAATCCGGATTTCGTGGCGCAGCAGACCGGCCTCGCTGTGGGGCAGGAATACGATCCGGACGATATCGAGCGTGCGCAGAAGCGGCTCGACCGGCTGGAGGTGTTCCGGGCCGCCCGTCTCGAAGCCGCCGAGAGCATCGGCAGTGACGGATTGCTGCCCTATGAGTTGATCGTGGAAGAATTGCCGGGGCGGCGCTTCGGTGCGGGCGCGACATTCTCCACCGTGGATGGGCTGGGGCTTGAGGGCTATCACCTCTGGCGCAATCTCTTCGGCCAGGCCGAAAGGCTGCGGCTCGATGCGCGGGTGGCCAGCATTGCCTGGCCGATCGATACGGCCCAGTTCGACTATTTTATCGGCGGCACCTTCACCAAGCCGGGATTTTATCATCCGGACGTGGATCTGGTGGCCTCGATTTCGGCGGAACGGACCATCTATCCAAAATATACGGAAACGTCGGCCGGTGGACGCATCGGACTGAGCTGGTTCTTTTCGGATGAGCTGACCTTTGAAGGTGGCGCCAGCTTCGAGGTGGCGCGGTTCGACGACACTTTCGGAACCCGCGACTTCCAGACAGCCGGGCTCTATGCGGGCGTGGTTTATGACGGGCGCGACAGCAGCGTCGATCCGACGGAGGGCTGGTACGCTTCGGCCAATGTCGAGCCCTTTTTCGACCTGCTCGGCGGCAATCCGGGTGGACGGCTGGTGGTCGAGGGGCGGACTTATTTCGGCTTTGGTGAGAACGACCCGTTCGTGCTGGCGGGGCGGCTCAAGGCTGGTGCGGTGGTCGGACCGGCCCTGGTCGATATTCCGCCTGACAAATTGTTCTTTGCCGGCGGTGGTGGCTCGGTGCGCGGCTATGCCTTCAAGTCCATCGGTGTCGATGATGGCATGGGCAATGTGACGGGCGGGCGCTACCTGCTCGAAGCCTCGCTCGAAGCACGCGCGAAGGTAACCGAGGATATCGGCGTGGTCGGTTTTCTCGATGGCGGCTATGTGGCGGCCGATACGTTCCCGGGCCTTGAGGACCTCAGGCTCGGCGCCGGGCTTGGCATCCGCTATTATACGGGTTTGGGACCCTTGCGTCTGGACGTGGCCGTGCCGCTCAACCGCAAGGCGGGCGATCCAGACTATGCCATTTATGCTGGCATCGGGCAGGCTTTCTGA